The DNA window AACGAACATGACGGCGCCAAGGATCACGATGGGCCGGCGCAGTATTCCTCGCCGCCTTGCTTCATGCACGAGCTCGATCCGGAATTCCGGGCGCCGCTATCCGACTGGACCGATGTGAGGCGCTGGCGCAAGGCCGAGCGCGAACGGCTGATCGCGGCGCGGCTGGCAGTTTCCGCCGATGCGCGGACGGCGATGTCTCAGCGTATTGCCGAAGGGCTCGACGCGATCATCGGCGAGATCGCCGGCCGCATGGTCAGCCTTTACTGGCCGTTTCGCGGTGAGCCGGATTTGCGGCCATGGATGGCATCCGTCGATGAGCGCGGCGGCCGCACAGCGTTGCCTATCGTCGTGGAGAAAGGGCAACCGCTGATCTTCCGTGCCTACAAACAGGGCGACCGGCTGGAGAAAGGCATCTGGAACATCCCGATCCCGGCCGAAGGCGATCCGGTGCTGCCCGACATCGTCATCTCGCCGATCGTCGGTATCGATCCCGGGAACTACCGCCTGGGCTATGGCGGCGGTTTTTTCGACCGCACGCTGGCGGCGATGCCGTTCAAGCCGCTGGTCATCGGTGTCGGCTACGCATTGCAGCGCATCGCCACCATCTATCCGCAGCCGCATGACATTCCGATGGATCGGGTCGTCACCGAGGCCTAAGAGCCTGTTTCCCGCCGTGTAGTAGCGCAAATGTCATGTGACAAAAATCCGGCTTGGTCGATACTATGACCTTAAGCGGACCATGCTGCCGCGGGCTGTTTCGATATGCGCTCTGGGCGGATCCAACAGTGCCTGGTCGCTCTCAGGTTGGCTGCTTCACAGCGGATGACAAGATGATCGGACGAACTATAGCGGCTGCCCTAGCCATAGCGTTTTCCATTTCGCCTTCGCATGCGCAACCACAGCATCGTTTGCCGAGCGGCTACAAATGGGGCCGTTGCCTGCTTGTTGTTGACGGTCAGACCCGCATATCCGGAAAATGCTCCTATCAAATCGAGACGGGTGGCGATTTCAGCATCCAGGGCCCTCGGCAAGTTTTTGCAGGTATCGACTACCCCGATACGCATAGTGGGGCTGGTGAAATGTCCAAGGATTACTGGGCAGTTGTCTACAAGGACGGTGATGTCTGGGAAGGCTATGGGAACTCGGACATTCGCGAAACGCACGGTGAACCAGGAGATTGGGGTGACCTTCGCCGCGAAGGCGCATGCTATGTC is part of the Mesorhizobium loti genome and encodes:
- a CDS encoding 5-formyltetrahydrofolate cyclo-ligase gives rise to the protein MHELDPEFRAPLSDWTDVRRWRKAERERLIAARLAVSADARTAMSQRIAEGLDAIIGEIAGRMVSLYWPFRGEPDLRPWMASVDERGGRTALPIVVEKGQPLIFRAYKQGDRLEKGIWNIPIPAEGDPVLPDIVISPIVGIDPGNYRLGYGGGFFDRTLAAMPFKPLVIGVGYALQRIATIYPQPHDIPMDRVVTEA